One stretch of Corynebacterium auriscanis DNA includes these proteins:
- a CDS encoding arabinosyltransferase domain-containing protein: protein MSKVQQQRQAESTVRQRSRLKLVSIVSGLVGLMMFVSLPFLPVKQESAEFNWPQGGDLNSVTAPLISYVPQDLDITLPLQEVQNLNEGESTILSTVPEGSTEPTLRGMFVRSTGDGIDVVLRNVVPLTLSKDDLKALPKDAKLRIVSNSEVTRVWVPDATRKDNTPYDASIGDDIRPMVTGIYSEIINTPESAKQATEAGLQAHVTVDSRFSSSPTLLKSAVMWLGIVLTIIALWTLHQIDKLDGRGQARRRGRVLPAGWWRPRLLDGVVGGSLLLWYFVGANTADDGYILTMARISEHAGYMANYYRWFGVPESPFGSPFYDLIALLTHVSSSSTWVRLPSLLAGLVTWLVLSREVLPRLGAKVNSRAVAHWTMAAVFLLFWMTYNNGTRPEPIIAMLSLLTWVSLERAIATHRLLPAAVGTLFATLALSAGPTGLMAVAALLASIGSLIGILIRRLPLLDAPKGSPRGRTFVAILAQLAPFLPAGTAVLITVFADQTLASVMEAIRVRSAIGPAVPWYEEYLRYTALLEQTVDGSFPRRFSILMLFFAFGVVIASMLRNRRVPGAAKGPSTRLVMVILGTMFFMTFTPTKWTHHFGVYAGIGAAIAALAAVAASHIALKSLRNRILFIGASLMLFAFTLSGTNGWWYISSYGVPWWDKSIQIAGIEMSSVMLAVSLLVLVTAGVIGFLSDAKHARATSSAEVADIDQKEKRQSARLNGLTAAPIGVLSAVVVAFILASLTKGMLAQWPAYSVGQGNIKTLSGNTCQLADAVRVEKNTNDSFLEVADGSALKDSLQGTDARGFDPNNVPTRINPGENNSSGTTPQTSVINQNQFKNGGTSTDGAASNKKNDGTDKTDSQAGGSNDDGTGTSAVDAANAAQDQSVESGTTGGLTETKGVNGSYAKLPFGLDGKKVPVLGSFTEGLQLPAHTTTKWFKVPELTDTKPLIVFSAAGEVAHYDMNGVFQYGQELKVEFGKSNGQGDFELMGQYQPLDIGTAPEWRNMRIPKEAVPEGAEVIRIRAVDMNVTPDQWLAITPPRAPELISMNEAIGSDQPGLLDWSVALQFPCQRSYGHNAGVAEVPTFRVSPDHGGRRAHSPVMDYSGGGSVGLVQMTTEAQEMPTYLQNDWQRDWGVLDKLTTYKDGAGEEPKPVELRTSTETRSGTWTPGPMKFESKKKR from the coding sequence GTGTCAAAGGTCCAACAACAACGGCAAGCGGAGTCCACAGTCCGGCAACGATCGCGGCTCAAACTAGTTTCGATCGTCTCCGGTCTAGTTGGACTGATGATGTTCGTCTCCCTCCCCTTCCTGCCCGTCAAGCAGGAATCGGCGGAATTCAACTGGCCGCAGGGAGGTGACCTCAATTCCGTCACGGCCCCATTGATCTCCTACGTCCCCCAGGATCTGGATATCACGCTTCCATTGCAAGAAGTGCAAAACCTCAACGAGGGCGAAAGCACCATTCTCTCCACGGTGCCGGAGGGTTCTACCGAGCCCACGCTGCGTGGCATGTTCGTGCGCTCAACCGGTGACGGTATCGACGTGGTGTTGCGCAACGTGGTTCCGCTGACACTGAGCAAGGACGACCTGAAGGCCCTGCCCAAAGATGCCAAGCTGCGGATCGTCTCAAACTCCGAGGTCACCCGCGTATGGGTACCCGATGCCACCCGCAAGGACAACACCCCCTACGATGCCTCCATCGGCGATGACATCCGACCGATGGTCACCGGCATCTACTCGGAAATCATCAACACACCCGAGTCCGCCAAACAGGCCACCGAAGCGGGCCTGCAAGCCCATGTGACTGTGGACTCCCGCTTCAGCTCCTCCCCCACACTGCTGAAGTCCGCTGTGATGTGGCTAGGCATCGTCCTCACCATCATCGCGCTGTGGACTTTGCACCAGATAGACAAGCTCGACGGGCGCGGCCAAGCCCGCCGCCGCGGTCGCGTGCTGCCGGCTGGCTGGTGGCGACCACGCCTGCTGGACGGCGTGGTCGGCGGATCCTTACTGCTGTGGTACTTCGTGGGCGCAAACACCGCTGATGACGGTTACATCCTCACCATGGCACGCATCAGCGAACACGCGGGCTACATGGCCAACTACTACCGCTGGTTCGGTGTGCCGGAATCCCCATTCGGCTCCCCGTTCTACGACCTGATCGCACTATTAACCCACGTGTCTTCGTCTTCCACGTGGGTGCGCCTGCCGTCGCTGCTAGCCGGCCTTGTTACGTGGCTCGTCCTATCACGCGAGGTGCTGCCGCGCCTCGGCGCGAAGGTGAACTCCCGCGCCGTCGCTCACTGGACGATGGCGGCAGTTTTCCTGCTGTTCTGGATGACCTACAACAACGGCACTCGCCCCGAGCCAATCATCGCGATGCTGTCCCTACTCACCTGGGTTTCCCTAGAGCGCGCCATCGCCACGCACCGCTTGCTTCCGGCCGCCGTGGGCACCCTGTTTGCCACGCTAGCGCTGTCCGCTGGCCCCACGGGATTGATGGCCGTAGCCGCGCTTCTGGCTTCCATCGGATCCTTGATCGGCATTCTCATCCGTCGCCTGCCACTGCTGGATGCTCCCAAGGGATCCCCTCGCGGACGCACCTTTGTAGCGATCCTGGCGCAACTCGCGCCGTTCTTGCCTGCGGGTACCGCAGTCCTGATCACGGTGTTCGCGGACCAAACGTTGGCGTCGGTTATGGAAGCAATCCGCGTGCGAAGCGCCATCGGCCCAGCGGTGCCGTGGTATGAGGAATACCTGCGCTACACCGCGTTGCTTGAGCAGACCGTGGACGGTAGCTTCCCCCGCCGTTTCAGCATCCTCATGCTGTTCTTCGCGTTCGGTGTGGTTATCGCTTCCATGCTGCGCAATCGTCGCGTCCCCGGTGCTGCCAAGGGGCCCAGCACCCGCTTGGTCATGGTCATACTGGGCACGATGTTCTTCATGACCTTCACACCCACCAAGTGGACCCACCACTTCGGTGTATACGCGGGCATCGGCGCAGCTATCGCGGCGCTAGCAGCCGTGGCGGCCTCGCACATCGCACTGAAGTCACTGCGCAACCGCATCCTGTTCATCGGCGCCTCGCTGATGCTGTTCGCCTTCACCCTGTCCGGCACAAACGGTTGGTGGTACATCTCCTCCTACGGCGTGCCGTGGTGGGACAAGTCAATCCAGATCGCCGGCATCGAGATGTCGAGCGTGATGCTGGCTGTTTCCCTGCTGGTTCTAGTCACCGCTGGTGTCATTGGATTTCTTTCCGACGCCAAGCATGCCCGAGCCACATCCTCCGCCGAAGTCGCAGATATCGACCAGAAGGAAAAGCGCCAGTCGGCCCGACTCAACGGGTTGACCGCCGCACCCATCGGTGTGCTGAGCGCGGTAGTGGTAGCCTTCATCCTCGCTTCGCTGACCAAGGGCATGCTGGCGCAATGGCCCGCCTACAGCGTGGGGCAGGGCAACATCAAGACCCTCTCGGGCAATACCTGCCAGTTGGCGGACGCCGTGCGCGTGGAAAAGAACACCAACGATTCCTTCCTAGAAGTAGCCGATGGGTCCGCGTTGAAGGATTCACTGCAGGGAACGGACGCGCGTGGATTCGACCCAAACAATGTGCCCACGCGCATTAACCCCGGTGAAAACAACTCCAGCGGCACCACCCCCCAAACCAGCGTGATCAACCAGAACCAATTTAAAAATGGTGGCACAAGCACGGACGGGGCGGCGTCGAATAAAAAGAACGACGGCACCGATAAGACTGACAGCCAAGCTGGCGGAAGCAACGACGACGGAACGGGCACCAGCGCGGTCGATGCGGCAAATGCCGCGCAGGACCAGTCCGTGGAGTCCGGCACCACCGGTGGTCTGACGGAGACCAAGGGAGTGAACGGCTCCTACGCGAAACTGCCGTTCGGCTTGGACGGCAAGAAGGTGCCAGTGTTGGGCTCCTTCACCGAAGGACTGCAGCTGCCGGCTCACACCACCACCAAGTGGTTCAAGGTCCCAGAGCTGACGGATACCAAGCCGCTGATTGTGTTCTCCGCAGCCGGCGAAGTTGCGCACTACGACATGAACGGTGTGTTCCAGTACGGCCAGGAGCTCAAGGTGGAGTTCGGCAAGTCCAACGGCCAGGGAGATTTCGAGCTGATGGGGCAATACCAGCCGCTGGACATCGGCACCGCGCCGGAGTGGCGCAACATGCGCATTCCAAAGGAAGCCGTGCCCGAAGGTGCCGAGGTGATCCGTATCCGGGCCGTGGATATGAATGTCACGCCCGATCAGTGGCTGGCGATCACGCCACCCCGCGCACCCGAACTGATCTCTATGAACGAGGCCATCGGTAGCGACCAACCCGGATTACTGGACTGGTCCGTGGCGCTACAGTTCCCATGCCAGCGTTCCTACGGTCACAACGCGGGTGTGGCCGAGGTTCCAACCTTCCGCGTATCCCCCGATCACGGTGGCCGTCGCGCGCACTCGCCTGTGATGGATTACTCCGGTGGTGGCTCTGTGGGGCTGGTTCAAATGACCACCGAAGCCCAGGAAATGCCTACCTACCTGCAAAATGACTGGCAGCGCGACTGGGGTGTGCTAGACAAGCTGACGACCTATAAGGACGGCGCCGGGGAGGAGCCGAAGCCGGTTGAGCTGCGCACGTCCACCGAGACCCGATCGGGCACTTGGACACCGGGGCCGATGAAGTTCGAGTCCAAGAAGAAGCGGTAG